The DNA region TGCACCTGTTCCCTATACGCCTCTACCGAGATATAATCCTGACATGGGGCATCACATTGATGTATATGATAGTATAAGCATGCCCTTTCCTTACCTATATCTCTTGGCAAGATTCTATTACAGTTTCGAATTTTATAGATTTTCCTAAGTAATTCAATAATCTCATTGGCTGCAAAGCTACTTGTATATGGACCATAATATTTTGATTTATCTTTTTGCATTTCCCTTGCAATCATAATTCTTGGATAGGGCTCACCCAGCGTAATCATAATATAAGGATAATGTTTATCATCTTTTAGCATCGTATTGTACTTAGGACGATGTTTCTTAATAAGATTACATTCTAAGATCAATGCCTCAAGTTCAGAATCTGTAACAATGTATTCAAAAGAAGCCACACTCGCCACCATGCGTTTGATCTTGTTGGTATGGTGGGTCGACTTTCTAAAATATTGTCTGACGCGATGCCGTAATTTTATGGCTTTACCTATATATAAGATTTCATCTTGGCTGTCTTTCATAATATAGACACCGGGTTTTAATGGTAGTTTATTTAATTCCGCTTGTATATCAAACATAGATTCACCTTCTTTGAGTTGCATCTTCACTTTTGCCTGTTAAGGCAAAAACCAACTTCATTATAGCAAATTGGCCGTTATGGGACAAGCGTCTATAAATCTCATTTACACTTCCTTCTTTTTTTTATCCGAAAGTGGTAAAATAAAGTAAGTAACTTAAAAATAATATGAGGAGGTAACGCATTATGAAGTATGAAATCAAAGGACAATCACTGCCGGTCGTAATATGTACTCTAAACGCTAATGAAACCTTGGTTTCTGAAGCAGGTGCTATGGGATGGATGAGTGACTACATCACCATGGACACCAACATGAAGGGTGGATTAATGGGTGGACTTGGAAGAGCTTTTTCCGGTGAGTCCGTTTTCCTTAATACCTTTACTTCAAAAGCAGACAACACCATCATCGCATTCCCATCTTCTTTTCCCGGAAAAATAGTAGCAAAAGAGCTAAAAGACGGAGAATCTATTATCTGCCAAAAAGGTGCTTTTTTAGCCGGTACATCTAATGTTAAGCTTGAAATCGCCTTTAGGAAAAAGCTTGGCGCAGGTTTTTTTGGTGGTGAGGGTTTTATTCTTCAAAAAATCACAGGACCCGGGTATGTGTTCTTAGAGTTTGATGGTCATGTTGAAGAGTATATTCTACAACCCGGTCAGACTTTCAAAGTGGACACCGGTAATGTGGCAATGTTTGATGCATCCGTTCAATATAATGTTGAAATGGTCAAGGGACTTAAGAATATTTTCTTAGGTGGCGAAGGTCTTTTCTTAACCACACTTACCGGCCCCGGTCATGTTCATCTACAAAGTATGCCCATTCAGAATCTGGCAGCACAGATGACCCGTTACTTTAATACTAGTTCAAAATAGATTAATTATTGGGAACAAAAAGTCTGTCTCAAAACTACCCACTACGACATCTGTTTGTATAACTTATTTTATGAGACGAAGGCAAGTGCTTGTGCGCTTGTCTTTTTTTAGTAACTATCTACGACTGTAACCATATAGGATAATCGTAGATATAACACACAGCTTTTCCTTGCCTTACACTTCGTACGGTCAGCGGAAAAGCTATGTATCACATCTACTCGATAATAGGTCGTCATTTCGTCAATAAAAAACACTGCTCAATCATCCTTCCTTTTTTAATTTTCAAGGAAAGTCATACTTTAGTATTCAGCCTTGAAGCGTGGCAGAATACGTCAAGGACCTTTCCTATCAAACCATTCAGAAATATGAGCAGAGCTCATAGCGAAGCGAAGCTTCTTTATCTTGCATCCATGTAAAAATGAAGGACGTTCTACATCCATGTAGAACTGTGATTGATCAGCGCTTTTTCTTTCCTCATTCGGTTTCGCATATACATTTTTTTAATAAGCTTAAACTCATATTCCATAATGCGATAAAGAAATCAGTAATAGCGTAATAAGCCCACGTCGACCATGAAGTTCCTGGAACTGACTGTGTGACTAGGCTCATAAGAAAGTAACCTTAAGCATCATGTCAATCTTCAAGACATGATGCTAATATGAAAACTTTCTTATGAAATTTGCAAGACAGCAGGAAGCTGTCCGCCGACTTTTGGTGCAGGACGCACCAACCGGAGGCCGTAGTCATACAGACTGTGGAAGGGTTTTCATGGGACCCACCTTTAAAAACACATTCATAATGCCCTGAATTTATTAGATAGCAAAACAAAATAACGGCATAGCCGCTCTCAACGACTATGCCGAATTTCAAAAACTATAATTCCCTATTAACTTTACTTATAAGACAGTCTTCATTAATTATTTGACTTCAATTCGAATACTATTATCCACTTCTTCTTTCTTAGGTGCTACAATGGTCAAAACACCATTTTCTAACTTAGCACTAATTTGGTCACCTTGAATGTCTTTTAATCCAAACATTCTTTGCATAGAACATATTCTTCTTTCTCTATGGATGTAATTGGCTTTTTCTTCATCCATTTCATCCTTGCATTCTACTTGAATTAAAAGTTGATCATCCTTGTAGTCAATCCTTAAGTCCTCTTTTTTTACACCTGGAAGATCGGCTTCGAGTATGTATTCTTGGTCATTGTCCTTGATGTCAATCTTAAATGAGCCATTATTCAGAGCTCTAGATTGAAACAATGAATCATTGAATACATCATCAAACATACTGAAAATGTCTGAGAAATCGTTGCTTCTCCTTGATACTTGTCCACGTGCATAAGGTGTTAATCTAAACATATAAATGCCTCCTTTAAATATTTGTTAGCACTCCTCTTTGGTGAGTGCTGATTATGCTTATAATATACACCCAACTTCGTCTTATGTCAACCCCTTTTTCCTAATTTTTCTTGTTTTTTTCTACTTAAAATATGATTTATACGTTATAATATAAACAGTATTCCACTCTATTATCACGAGGTGAAAGTTATGGAAAATTACTCTATTTTTGATATTATCGGACCAGCCATGATTGGTCCGTCAAGCTCTCATACAGCTGGTGCCGCAAAGGTTGCTTATATTGCACGATCCATTTTTGGTAAGCCCATTAAAAAAGCTACCTTTTATCTCCATGGCTCTTTTTCTACCACTTATAAAGGTCATGGTACAGACAAGGCTCTAATTGCCGGTGTTTGTGGCATGCGTCCTGATGATCCAAACATTCCATTCTCTTATGAAAAAGCAAAGGATATGAATATTGAAATTCAGTTTCTAAAGATAAACTTAGATGACGTTCATCCCAATACAGTCAAAATAGTTTTTGAAGGCTTGGACGGATTGACACAATCTATTATCGGTTCTTCCATTGGGGGCGGTAAAGTAAGAATTATTTCTATCGATGATATTGATGTAGCCATCACAGGCAGTTATGCAACCCTCATTACCCAGCACTTAGATTTACCCGGTTTTGTGGCAGATATCAGCCAGATTCTTGCCAAGCATCATATCAACATTGCCTTTATGAAGGTCTTTCGTGAAACCAAAGGAGAAAATGCCGTTATGGTTATTGAAACCGATGATGTCATACATAAGGATGCTTTGGAAAAGATTAGTGCTTTGGGTGCTTTGAATAAACTGACTTTTTTTGAGGCGATACAATAGGAGGCCACCATGAAGATAGCAACTGCTAAAGATATTCTACTAATAAAAGAAACCCATAATCTCAATCTATTTGAGATTGCTCTACAATATGAGGTCTCAAATAGTGATTTGGATCAAGGTGTCATCGTAGACACAATGGCACGCCAGTGGCAGATTATGAAGCAAGCCATTACACTGGGTCTAGATCCTGATAATCAACACCTCCATGGTAAGATTTTAGGTCGTGAAGCCATTAAGCTTAAGACATCTTTTGAATCCGGCAAATCCATTTGCGGAGAAACAACATCAAAAGCCATTATGTATGCCCTTAGTACTATGGAAGTCAATATGGCGATGGGGCAGATTGTAGCTGCACCTACAGCAGGTGCCAGTGGGGTTTTGCCCGGTACTTTAAAAGCACTTCAAGAAACCTATCATCTGGAAGACAGCAAAATCATTGAAGCCCTTTTTGTCGCCGGTCTCGTTGGTATGATCATCGCCAAACAAGCAAGCATATCCGGTGCTAAAGGTGGGTGTCAAGCTGAGATTGGGTCGGCTGCTTCTATGGCTGCGGCTGCAACCGTCTATGTACTAGATGGAACTATGGAACAATCTTTTGACGCAGCCGCTATTGCCATTAATAATATGATGGGACTTATCTGTGATCCTGTGGCCGGACTGGTAGAAGTGCCCTGTCACAAAAGAAATGCTCTAGGTGCCGCCAACGCACTTTTGTGCGCTGAGATGGTTCTGGCAGGTCTTCCTTCCATGATTCCCTTTGATGAAGTGGTACAAGCCATGAAACAAGTAGGCGATTTATTACCTGCCTGCCACCGTGAAACCGCAACTGGTGGTATTGCCATCAGTAAAACTGCAAAAGCCATTGAAGCCAGAATTATGAATGATGAATAATATTAATATAAAATTAAAACCGCCCTACAGCTTATTCGTTGTAGGGCGGTTTTATGAGTGACTTTTCATCTTTAACTTGTGGATTACCATCACTAAGTAATTTTATAACTGCTAGAGTTAAGTTTATTAATATATTACTTCCATGAGGCAGAGTCCTTGTGCAGGTGCTGTGTAACCGGCTTCACTTCTGATTTTGGAGGCAAAGACCTGATCAATGGTGTCGTCATGTCGAAGGCCAAGACCAATCTCAATGAGTGTCCCAACCATGATTCTTGCCATATTGTATAAGAAGCCACTGGCATTGATAATGATTTCGATACGGTCTTCATCTTCTATAATATCAATAATATTAACTTTTCTTGTTGTTGTTTTCTTGGTTTTATCACTGCAGAATCCCTTAAAATCATGCTCACCAATAAATTTGGTTGCTGCAACCAACATAAGGTCCACATCGACCTGTTCTTCAAGTCTGTAAACATATTTACGTTCAAATAAAGGCATCGTCTGTGCATTGGCTTTCCATAAAGTATATCGATAGGTTTTACTTATTGCGGCAAAACGACAGTTAAAATCTTCATCTACTTTGTATACTTCCTTAATGATGATATCTTCAGGTAAGACCTTGTTCAAATTGTATTTAAGATTTCCCGGTTTTTGCTTGGATTTTGTAATGAAGTTCACCACTTGACCAAGGGCATGCACACCTTTATCCGTTCTGCCTGAACCGATCACCACAATTTCTTCGCCTAGATATTCACTTAAGGTACCTTCCAACTTACTTTGAAGGGTGTTTTTTGCATTCTTATTTTTTTGCCATCCTTGATATTTGGCACCGTCATAACCAATAATCATTTTATAATTGTACGCCATGTGACCTCTTTTCTTAGGAAGTTTTTTCTTCCAACTCCTGATATTGTAACTGATACAAGTTATAGTATAAACCTTTTTTGCTCAGTAAAGTTTGATGGTTACCTATTTCTTTAATACGACCTTTATGTAGAACAACAATTTTGTCTGCATGTTGAATGGTGGACAATCGGTGTGCGACCACCAAAGTTGTACGATGTTCCATAAGCTTTAAGAGGGCATCTTGAATCAACACTTCTGTTTCCGTATCAATATTAGCGGTTGCTTCATCAAGCACCAATACCGAAGGCTTATAGGCCAATGTTCTTGCAAAAGATAACAACTGCCTTTGACCTGCTGACAATGTAGCCCCTCTTTCAAAAACATGTTCATCATACTTGTTCGGCATTTTTTCTATAAAAATGTGGGCGTTAACGAATTTCGCTGCTGCGACTACATCTGCCTCACTTATGCTTGCTTCACCAAGGCGTATGTTCTCTTTGATATCTCCGGTAAAGAGAAACACGTCCTGTAACATTTGTCCCACATGTTTTCTTATTGCATGTTTATCCAAGGTCTTGATGTTGTGTCCATCCAGTAGAATTTCACCTTGTTGTATATCATAATATCTGGTGAGTAGGTTGAGTATAGACGTTTTTCCCGCACCGGTTGCACCCACAAAAGCTACTGTTTCTCCTGGATTCACAGTAAAAGATATATCCTTTAATACATATTCATCCTCATTATAGGCAAACCAAACATTCTTGAATTCAATATGTCCTTTTACAGATTCCAGCGCTATCGGATTGTCTATGTCATCAATACTTTGATCATCATCCAGCAGTGAGAATATTTTCTCTGCCGCTGCAAAAGCCGATTGAAGGATGCCAAATTGTTCTGCCAGTTGTTGAATTGGGTCAAAAAAGTTCGATATATACTGAAGGTAGATGACTAAAACCCCAATGGTTAAAACACCACTCATTACCTGATAACCACCATAACCAAGTACCATGGCTAATGACAATACATAGATCAAATACATAGTAGGTCTGTAAACGCCAAATACCATTAATTCTTTCATATTGGCTTTAAGCAACCCGTCATTGATTGCGTCAAAGGCTTTTAACTTCGCTTTTTCTTTCCCAAAAATCTGAACGATTTTCATTCCGGATATGTGTTCCGATAAAAATGTATTCACCATAGATACCTGACGTCTCACATCACGATATGCTTTTCTTGAGTATTTTCTAAATATCAAAGTAGATACGAGTACTAGGGGCAAGACAAGAAAAACTGCAAGGGCAAGACGCCAGTTCAGAACTACCATCATAACGGATATTCCGACTAGGGTCAAGACACTTTTTACTGAGTTGACAATGACACTGGTGTACATTTCGTTTAAGGTCTCTGTATCATTGGTTACACGGGTCACCAGCTTACCCACCGGATTCTGATTAAAAAACTCAATAGAGCGTCCCTGAATATGAGCAAAAATCTCATCTCTTATCTCATAGATAATCTTTTGACCTGTATAATGCAGCAATATGGTCTGAAAATAAGCAATTACAAGACCTGCAATCAAAATGATAATAAAAAATACCATTAATCTAAAAAGTTCTGTATAATCCGTTGACCTTAAGAGATCAATCTCCTCCGGTGTTAATCGTAAGGCACTATAGGTCAAACCTTGATCTGTGACAAATGCACCGTTAGAATCTATACTGCCTTCTTCTTCTTTTATGCTTAAGGCTTCCTCATACATAAGATTATCAACAAGATAGTAATCACCCTCTTCATAGATAATCGTAGCTTTTGGTGCTTCCTTCATCGTATTATCTTCATCTTCTATATAGCCGGTTCCAGCAATCACAGAACCTTCTTCAGGGGCCACTTGGCTATAGATCTTCTGATAATTAACAATAACTTCATCAATTGCCTGACCTATAATGATCGGCCGAATCAATTCAA from Petrocella atlantisensis includes:
- a CDS encoding TIGR00266 family protein encodes the protein MKYEIKGQSLPVVICTLNANETLVSEAGAMGWMSDYITMDTNMKGGLMGGLGRAFSGESVFLNTFTSKADNTIIAFPSSFPGKIVAKELKDGESIICQKGAFLAGTSNVKLEIAFRKKLGAGFFGGEGFILQKITGPGYVFLEFDGHVEEYILQPGQTFKVDTGNVAMFDASVQYNVEMVKGLKNIFLGGEGLFLTTLTGPGHVHLQSMPIQNLAAQMTRYFNTSSK
- a CDS encoding Hsp20/alpha crystallin family protein, whose amino-acid sequence is MFRLTPYARGQVSRRSNDFSDIFSMFDDVFNDSLFQSRALNNGSFKIDIKDNDQEYILEADLPGVKKEDLRIDYKDDQLLIQVECKDEMDEEKANYIHRERRICSMQRMFGLKDIQGDQISAKLENGVLTIVAPKKEEVDNSIRIEVK
- the sdaAB gene encoding L-serine ammonia-lyase, iron-sulfur-dependent subunit beta; its protein translation is MENYSIFDIIGPAMIGPSSSHTAGAAKVAYIARSIFGKPIKKATFYLHGSFSTTYKGHGTDKALIAGVCGMRPDDPNIPFSYEKAKDMNIEIQFLKINLDDVHPNTVKIVFEGLDGLTQSIIGSSIGGGKVRIISIDDIDVAITGSYATLITQHLDLPGFVADISQILAKHHINIAFMKVFRETKGENAVMVIETDDVIHKDALEKISALGALNKLTFFEAIQ
- the sdaAA gene encoding L-serine ammonia-lyase, iron-sulfur-dependent, subunit alpha codes for the protein MKIATAKDILLIKETHNLNLFEIALQYEVSNSDLDQGVIVDTMARQWQIMKQAITLGLDPDNQHLHGKILGREAIKLKTSFESGKSICGETTSKAIMYALSTMEVNMAMGQIVAAPTAGASGVLPGTLKALQETYHLEDSKIIEALFVAGLVGMIIAKQASISGAKGGCQAEIGSAASMAAAATVYVLDGTMEQSFDAAAIAINNMMGLICDPVAGLVEVPCHKRNALGAANALLCAEMVLAGLPSMIPFDEVVQAMKQVGDLLPACHRETATGGIAISKTAKAIEARIMNDE
- the truA gene encoding tRNA pseudouridine(38-40) synthase TruA, with the protein product MAYNYKMIIGYDGAKYQGWQKNKNAKNTLQSKLEGTLSEYLGEEIVVIGSGRTDKGVHALGQVVNFITKSKQKPGNLKYNLNKVLPEDIIIKEVYKVDEDFNCRFAAISKTYRYTLWKANAQTMPLFERKYVYRLEEQVDVDLMLVAATKFIGEHDFKGFCSDKTKKTTTRKVNIIDIIEDEDRIEIIINASGFLYNMARIMVGTLIEIGLGLRHDDTIDQVFASKIRSEAGYTAPAQGLCLMEVIY
- a CDS encoding ABC transporter ATP-binding protein, translated to MDIEDQTIEKGYDGVLLKRLLKYAKKHYFAITLSMILLVVVVGIELIRPIIIGQAIDEVIVNYQKIYSQVAPEEGSVIAGTGYIEDEDNTMKEAPKATIIYEEGDYYLVDNLMYEEALSIKEEEGSIDSNGAFVTDQGLTYSALRLTPEEIDLLRSTDYTELFRLMVFFIIILIAGLVIAYFQTILLHYTGQKIIYEIRDEIFAHIQGRSIEFFNQNPVGKLVTRVTNDTETLNEMYTSVIVNSVKSVLTLVGISVMMVVLNWRLALAVFLVLPLVLVSTLIFRKYSRKAYRDVRRQVSMVNTFLSEHISGMKIVQIFGKEKAKLKAFDAINDGLLKANMKELMVFGVYRPTMYLIYVLSLAMVLGYGGYQVMSGVLTIGVLVIYLQYISNFFDPIQQLAEQFGILQSAFAAAEKIFSLLDDDQSIDDIDNPIALESVKGHIEFKNVWFAYNEDEYVLKDISFTVNPGETVAFVGATGAGKTSILNLLTRYYDIQQGEILLDGHNIKTLDKHAIRKHVGQMLQDVFLFTGDIKENIRLGEASISEADVVAAAKFVNAHIFIEKMPNKYDEHVFERGATLSAGQRQLLSFARTLAYKPSVLVLDEATANIDTETEVLIQDALLKLMEHRTTLVVAHRLSTIQHADKIVVLHKGRIKEIGNHQTLLSKKGLYYNLYQLQYQELEEKTS